One window of Nocardioides dongkuii genomic DNA carries:
- a CDS encoding NUDIX hydrolase: MTQEPTTEQTVAHTVAEGVARLSWAPDEPVDVVRREVAAALATHARVEALVDPDDEAAQRVATWSGMRREGIMRGVTVDGSPVDRIVYARLASDVPVHEPEGFRALLNSFLPRKRAIAQLLARDTDDRVLLCQLTYKQDWDLPGGVVEVGESPHVAVAREVEEELGLTLPAGPLVLTDWLPPWSGWDDALCLVFDGGAHDASVLEQVVRQEREIRSAEFCTLEQVDERCADFTARRVRSALAGLRGDGPAYTESGR; the protein is encoded by the coding sequence GTGACCCAGGAGCCGACGACCGAGCAGACCGTCGCGCACACCGTCGCGGAGGGGGTGGCCCGGCTGAGCTGGGCCCCCGACGAGCCGGTCGACGTCGTACGCCGCGAGGTCGCCGCCGCGCTCGCCACCCACGCCCGGGTGGAGGCGCTGGTCGACCCCGACGACGAGGCGGCGCAGCGGGTCGCCACCTGGTCGGGGATGCGCCGCGAGGGGATCATGCGCGGCGTGACCGTCGACGGCTCGCCGGTCGACCGGATCGTCTACGCGCGGCTGGCCAGCGACGTGCCGGTGCACGAGCCGGAGGGGTTCCGGGCGCTGCTCAACTCCTTCCTGCCCCGCAAGCGCGCGATCGCCCAGCTGCTGGCGCGCGACACCGACGACCGGGTGCTGCTGTGCCAGCTCACCTACAAGCAGGACTGGGACCTGCCCGGCGGCGTCGTCGAGGTCGGCGAGTCGCCGCACGTCGCGGTCGCGCGCGAGGTCGAGGAGGAGCTCGGGCTCACCCTGCCCGCCGGCCCGCTGGTGCTCACCGACTGGCTGCCGCCGTGGAGCGGCTGGGACGACGCGCTCTGCCTGGTCTTCGACGGCGGCGCCCACGACGCGTCGGTCCTCGAGCAGGTGGTGCGTCAGGAGCGCGAGATCCGCTCCGCGGAGTTCTGCACCCTCGAGCAGGTCGACGAGCGGTGCGCCGACTTCACCGCGCGGCGGGTCCGCTCCGCGCTCGCGGGGCTGCGCGGCGACGGCCCGGCGTACACCGAGTCGGGGCGCTAG
- the treS gene encoding maltose alpha-D-glucosyltransferase — MVDGHTDSGVDAGEAAYSTPDWFKTAVFYEVLVRSFRDSNGDGTGDFRGLVEKLDYLEWLGVDCLWIPPFFPSPLRDGGYDVADYTGVLPQIGTIEDFRYFLNEAHERGIRVIIDFVMNHTSDQHPWFQASRSDPDGPYGDFYVWSDTDDKYQDARIIFVDTEPSNWTWDPVRQQYFWHRFFSHQPDLNFDNPRVLDAMMDAMKFWLDMGMDGFRLDAVPYLFEREGGDGENLPETHEVLKVVRKFVDDNYPGRVLLCEANQWPEDVVEYFGDFEVGGDECHMAFHFPVMPRIFMAVRRESRFPISEILEQTPAIPHNCQWGIFLRNHDELTLEMVTDEDRDYMWGEYAKDPRMKANIGIRRRLAPLLENDTNQIELFNALLLSLPGSPVLYYGDEIGMGDNIWLGDRDGVRTPMQWTSDRNAGFSSANPGKLDLPVVQDAIYGYESVNVEAQLENSSSLLHWTRRMIHARRHHPAFGLGAFHDLGGSNPTVLSYAREYVDEEGNEDVILCVNNLSRFPQPIELDLRRFEGRRPVELLGGVPFPVIGELPYLLTLAGYGFYWFRLTPPENPEEGQLL; from the coding sequence ATCGTCGACGGTCACACCGACTCCGGCGTGGACGCCGGCGAGGCGGCGTACTCGACGCCCGACTGGTTCAAGACCGCGGTCTTCTACGAGGTCCTGGTCCGGTCGTTCCGCGACTCCAACGGCGACGGCACCGGCGACTTCCGCGGCCTGGTCGAGAAGCTCGACTACCTGGAATGGCTCGGCGTCGACTGCCTGTGGATCCCGCCGTTCTTCCCGAGCCCGCTGCGCGACGGCGGCTACGACGTCGCCGACTACACCGGCGTGCTCCCCCAGATCGGCACCATCGAGGACTTCCGCTACTTCCTGAACGAAGCCCACGAGCGCGGCATCCGGGTGATCATCGACTTCGTCATGAACCACACCAGCGACCAGCACCCGTGGTTCCAGGCCAGCCGCTCGGACCCGGACGGCCCGTACGGCGACTTCTACGTCTGGTCCGACACCGACGACAAGTACCAGGACGCCCGGATCATCTTCGTCGACACCGAGCCGTCGAACTGGACCTGGGACCCGGTGCGCCAGCAGTACTTCTGGCACCGGTTCTTCTCCCACCAGCCCGACCTGAACTTCGACAACCCCCGGGTCCTCGACGCGATGATGGACGCGATGAAGTTCTGGCTCGACATGGGCATGGACGGCTTCCGCCTCGACGCGGTGCCCTACCTGTTCGAGCGCGAGGGCGGTGACGGCGAGAACCTGCCGGAGACCCACGAGGTGCTGAAGGTCGTCCGGAAGTTCGTGGACGACAACTACCCCGGCCGGGTGCTCCTGTGCGAGGCCAACCAGTGGCCCGAGGACGTCGTCGAGTACTTCGGCGACTTCGAGGTCGGCGGCGACGAGTGCCACATGGCCTTCCACTTCCCGGTGATGCCGCGCATCTTCATGGCGGTCCGCCGCGAGTCGCGCTTCCCCATCTCGGAGATCCTCGAGCAGACGCCGGCGATCCCCCACAACTGCCAGTGGGGCATCTTCCTGCGCAACCACGACGAGCTGACCCTCGAGATGGTCACCGACGAGGACCGCGACTACATGTGGGGCGAGTACGCCAAGGACCCCCGCATGAAGGCCAACATCGGCATCCGCCGGCGGCTGGCCCCGCTGCTGGAGAACGACACCAACCAGATCGAGCTGTTCAACGCGCTGCTGCTCTCGCTGCCCGGGAGCCCGGTGCTCTACTACGGCGACGAGATCGGCATGGGCGACAACATCTGGCTCGGTGACCGCGACGGCGTCCGCACCCCGATGCAGTGGACCTCCGACCGCAACGCCGGCTTCTCCTCGGCCAACCCCGGCAAGCTCGACCTGCCGGTGGTCCAGGACGCGATCTACGGCTACGAGTCGGTCAACGTCGAGGCGCAGCTGGAGAACTCCTCCTCGCTGCTGCACTGGACCCGGCGGATGATCCACGCCCGCCGCCACCACCCGGCGTTCGGCCTCGGCGCGTTCCACGACCTCGGCGGCTCCAACCCGACGGTGCTCTCCTACGCCCGCGAGTACGTCGACGAGGAGGGCAACGAGGACGTCATCCTCTGCGTCAACAACCTCTCCCGGTTCCCCCAGCCCATCGAGCTCGACCTGCGCCGCTTCGAGGGGCGCCGGCCGGTGGAGCTGCTCGGCGGCGTGCCGTTCCCCGTGATCGGGGAGCTCCCGTACCTGCTCACCCTGGCCGGCTACGGGTTCTACTGGTTCCGGTTGACCCCGCCCGAGAACCCCGAGGAGGGTCAGCTGCTGTGA
- the glgB gene encoding 1,4-alpha-glucan branching protein GlgB yields MTPANSPQTPAPVKPVPQEELALVVRGEHGQPHGVLGPHPHEGGVTVRVLRPLASSVVVRYGTEETRLEHEYEGVWVGVLPVADVPDYRVEVAYDGEPLVVDDPYRFLPTLGEVDLHLINEGRHELLWTVLGARVHHYAGFSEPVTGTSFAVWAPHARGVRLQGDFNAWDGREHPMRQLGSSGVWELFVPDIGTGTSYKYAILGADGEWREKADPMAAWAETPPATSSLVFESTYDWGDDAWMAARPDKRPVAEAMSVYEMHLASWKKHPDGSFWSWAELAEDLPGYLADLGFTHVELMPVMQHPFGGSWGYHVTSYFAPDSRFGDPDGFKLLVDRLHQAGIGVILDWVPGHFATDPWALVKFDGTPLYEDPNPQRGWHKEWGSHIFNFGRNEVRNFLYANALYWLEEFHADGLRVDGVASMLYLDYSREEGEWTPNKHGGRENLEAVQFLQEMNATVYKRVPGIVTIAEESTSWPGVTEPTSAGGLGFGFKWNMGWMHDSLRYMANEPVHRAHHHGEMTFSLVYAWSENYVLPISHDEVVHGKGSLLRKMPGDRWQQLANLRAYLGFMWAHPGKQLLFMGAELGQESEWAESRELDWWLMDHPEHHGVHALVRDLNTTYTSSPAMWGLDHEPEGFSWIDANDAGHNVFSFVRRAPGAPDVVCVANFAAVPHHDYRLGLPAEGTWEEVVNTDASAYTGSGVGNMGAITGVAGEHSGQPAHADIVVPPLATVWFRRAETAD; encoded by the coding sequence ATGACCCCCGCGAACTCCCCGCAGACCCCCGCACCCGTGAAGCCGGTCCCCCAGGAGGAGCTGGCGCTGGTGGTGCGCGGCGAGCACGGCCAGCCGCACGGCGTGCTCGGCCCGCACCCCCACGAGGGCGGCGTGACCGTCCGGGTGCTGCGGCCGCTCGCCTCCTCGGTCGTGGTCCGCTACGGCACCGAGGAGACGCGCCTCGAGCACGAGTACGAGGGCGTCTGGGTCGGTGTGCTGCCGGTCGCCGACGTGCCCGACTACCGCGTCGAGGTCGCCTACGACGGGGAGCCGCTGGTCGTCGACGACCCCTACCGGTTCCTGCCGACGCTCGGCGAGGTCGACCTGCACCTGATCAACGAGGGCCGCCACGAGCTGCTCTGGACGGTGCTCGGGGCGCGCGTGCACCACTACGCGGGCTTCTCCGAGCCGGTCACCGGCACCTCGTTCGCCGTCTGGGCGCCGCACGCGCGCGGCGTACGCCTCCAGGGCGACTTCAACGCCTGGGACGGCCGCGAGCACCCGATGCGCCAGCTCGGCAGCTCTGGCGTGTGGGAGCTGTTCGTGCCCGACATCGGCACCGGCACGTCGTACAAGTACGCGATCCTCGGCGCGGACGGCGAGTGGCGGGAGAAGGCCGACCCGATGGCGGCCTGGGCCGAGACGCCGCCCGCGACCTCCTCGCTGGTCTTCGAGTCGACCTACGACTGGGGCGACGACGCCTGGATGGCCGCGCGGCCCGACAAGCGCCCGGTCGCCGAGGCGATGTCGGTCTACGAGATGCACTTGGCGTCGTGGAAGAAGCACCCCGACGGCAGCTTCTGGTCCTGGGCCGAGCTCGCCGAGGACCTGCCGGGCTACCTCGCCGACCTGGGGTTCACCCACGTCGAGCTGATGCCGGTGATGCAGCACCCGTTCGGCGGCTCGTGGGGCTACCACGTCACGTCGTACTTCGCGCCGGACTCGCGCTTCGGCGACCCCGACGGGTTCAAGCTGCTCGTGGACCGCCTCCACCAGGCCGGGATCGGCGTGATCCTGGACTGGGTGCCGGGGCACTTCGCCACCGACCCGTGGGCGCTGGTCAAGTTCGACGGCACCCCGCTCTACGAGGACCCCAACCCCCAGCGCGGCTGGCACAAGGAGTGGGGCTCCCACATCTTCAACTTCGGGCGCAACGAGGTGCGCAACTTCCTCTACGCCAACGCGCTCTACTGGCTCGAGGAGTTCCACGCCGACGGCCTGCGCGTCGACGGCGTCGCCTCGATGCTCTACCTCGACTACTCCCGCGAGGAGGGCGAGTGGACCCCGAACAAGCACGGGGGCCGCGAGAACCTCGAGGCGGTGCAGTTCCTCCAGGAGATGAACGCCACCGTCTACAAGCGGGTGCCCGGCATCGTGACGATCGCCGAGGAGTCCACCTCCTGGCCCGGCGTCACCGAGCCGACCAGCGCCGGCGGCCTCGGCTTCGGCTTCAAGTGGAACATGGGCTGGATGCACGACTCGTTGCGTTACATGGCCAACGAGCCGGTGCACCGCGCCCACCACCACGGCGAGATGACCTTCTCCCTGGTCTACGCGTGGTCGGAGAACTACGTGCTGCCGATCAGCCACGACGAGGTCGTGCACGGCAAGGGCTCGCTGCTGCGCAAGATGCCCGGCGACCGCTGGCAGCAGCTCGCCAACCTGCGCGCCTACCTCGGCTTCATGTGGGCGCACCCCGGCAAGCAGCTGCTGTTCATGGGCGCCGAGCTCGGCCAGGAGTCGGAGTGGGCGGAGTCGCGCGAGCTCGACTGGTGGCTGATGGACCACCCCGAGCACCACGGCGTGCACGCGCTGGTGCGTGACCTGAACACGACGTACACCTCCTCGCCGGCGATGTGGGGGCTCGACCACGAGCCCGAGGGCTTCTCCTGGATCGACGCCAACGACGCGGGGCACAACGTGTTCTCGTTCGTGCGCCGCGCGCCGGGGGCTCCCGACGTGGTCTGCGTCGCCAACTTCGCCGCGGTCCCCCACCACGACTACCGCCTCGGCCTGCCCGCCGAGGGCACGTGGGAGGAGGTCGTCAACACCGACGCCTCGGCGTACACCGGGTCCGGGGTGGGCAACATGGGCGCCATCACCGGCGTCGCCGGCGAGCACTCCGGCCAGCCCGCCCACGCCGACATCGTCGTCCCCCCGCTGGCCACGGTGTGGTTCCGGCGGGCCGAGACCGCCGACTAG
- a CDS encoding LysR family transcriptional regulator: MIDLGALTSLRAVATHGSVVAAADALGFTPSAVSQQVKRLERQTGVPLLERVGRGVMLTGHGRHLVEEGGRLLTDLEQLESGLHRQAGAVSGHLRLTTFSTAMRGLVAPVVRDLLDRHPDLTVTLTEREPWETVDLVASGQTDVGVVHRWGDVALAVPDHLDTTLVAQDVADVVVHADHPLAGRDRVAPADLVDEAWVATPEGTICREWLHRMYDGTGRLPRIAHTAMEFDSHLAMVSSGLGIALVPRLGRQPLGAGLVALPAHDPVPTRDVVAVHRRSMAGSPAVSAVLAALAA, translated from the coding sequence ATGATCGATCTCGGTGCGCTCACCTCCCTGCGCGCGGTCGCCACCCACGGCTCGGTCGTGGCGGCGGCGGACGCCCTCGGCTTCACGCCCAGCGCCGTCTCCCAGCAGGTCAAGCGCCTCGAGCGGCAGACCGGGGTCCCGCTGCTGGAGCGGGTGGGCCGCGGCGTGATGCTCACCGGCCACGGCCGACACCTGGTCGAGGAGGGCGGCCGGCTGCTGACCGACCTCGAGCAGCTGGAGTCCGGGCTGCACCGCCAGGCCGGCGCGGTCTCCGGCCACCTCCGGCTCACGACGTTCTCCACCGCCATGCGCGGCCTGGTCGCGCCGGTCGTGCGCGACCTCCTCGACCGCCACCCCGACCTCACCGTCACCCTCACCGAGCGGGAGCCCTGGGAGACCGTCGACCTGGTCGCCAGCGGCCAGACCGACGTCGGGGTCGTGCACCGCTGGGGCGACGTCGCGCTCGCCGTCCCCGACCACCTCGACACCACGCTCGTCGCGCAGGACGTCGCCGACGTGGTCGTGCACGCCGACCACCCGCTGGCCGGCCGCGACCGGGTCGCGCCGGCCGACCTCGTCGACGAGGCCTGGGTCGCGACCCCCGAGGGCACGATCTGCCGCGAGTGGCTGCACCGGATGTACGACGGCACCGGGCGCCTGCCCCGCATCGCGCACACCGCGATGGAGTTCGACTCCCACCTCGCGATGGTCTCCTCCGGGCTCGGGATCGCGCTCGTCCCGCGCCTGGGCCGTCAGCCGCTCGGCGCGGGGCTGGTGGCCCTCCCCGCGCACGACCCGGTGCCGACCCGCGACGTGGTCGCCGTGCACCGCCGCAGCATGGCCGGCTCCCCCGCCGTCAGCGCGGTCCTGGCCGCCCTGGCCGCCTAG
- a CDS encoding alpha-1,4-glucan--maltose-1-phosphate maltosyltransferase, with the protein MVGRIPVMNVKPVVDLGRLPAKATVGEPFPVSASVFREGHDKLGAEVVLTDPSGTRRDPVRMTKHAEVPDRYDAWVTPDVVGAWTFEIQSWADPIATWQHAAGIKIPAGIDVELMFTEGRLILERVQAELPRTEKAGHELLTAALAACADTERPAGARLAVLQSPELEALLVAHPLRELVTVEGPYPAYADRQRALYGSWYEFFPRSEGATRDPETGTITSGTLRTAAERLDAVAEMGFDVIYLPPIHPIGEVNRKGPNNTLTPGPDDPGSPWAIGSKDGGHDAIHPELGTFGDFDAFVARARELDLEVALDLALQAAPDHPWVTSHPEWFTTRADGTIAYAENPPKKYQDIYPVNFDNDPTGICREVLRIVRLWMSHGVRIFRVDNPHTKPLAFWEWLLKEVRRTDPDVVFLSEAFTRPAMMHGLGAVGFHQSYTYFTWRTAKWELEEYLLELSSESDHLMRPNFFVNTPDILHAYLQYGGPAAFKIRAVIAATGSPSWGVYAGYELYEHVAIKPGSEEYLDSEKFQIRIRDWEGAAREGRTLAPYLTRLNEIRRQHPALQLLRNVVVHSTDDESVLCFSKQTLDGDDTVIVVVNLDPHATRETTVHLDLPAMGREWGDTFLVRDEITGEEWSWGANNYVRLDPYHEPAHVLTVRRTA; encoded by the coding sequence ATGGTCGGACGCATCCCTGTCATGAACGTCAAGCCCGTGGTCGACCTCGGGCGACTGCCCGCCAAGGCCACCGTCGGAGAGCCCTTCCCCGTCTCGGCCTCGGTCTTCCGGGAGGGCCACGACAAGCTGGGTGCGGAGGTGGTGCTCACCGACCCGAGCGGCACCCGCCGCGACCCGGTGCGGATGACCAAGCACGCCGAGGTGCCCGACCGCTACGACGCCTGGGTGACCCCCGACGTCGTCGGCGCCTGGACCTTCGAGATCCAGTCCTGGGCCGACCCGATCGCGACCTGGCAGCACGCCGCGGGCATCAAGATCCCCGCTGGGATCGACGTCGAGCTGATGTTCACCGAGGGCCGGCTGATCCTCGAGCGCGTGCAGGCCGAGCTCCCCCGCACCGAGAAGGCCGGGCACGAGCTGCTCACCGCCGCGCTGGCCGCCTGCGCCGACACCGAGCGCCCGGCGGGCGCACGCCTCGCCGTGCTCCAGTCCCCCGAGCTCGAGGCGCTGCTGGTCGCGCACCCGCTCCGCGAGCTGGTCACCGTCGAGGGCCCCTACCCGGCGTACGCCGACCGGCAGCGCGCGCTGTACGGCAGCTGGTATGAGTTCTTCCCGCGCTCCGAGGGCGCGACCCGCGACCCCGAGACCGGCACGATCACCAGCGGCACCCTGCGCACCGCGGCGGAGCGGCTCGACGCCGTCGCGGAGATGGGGTTCGACGTGATCTACCTGCCGCCGATCCACCCGATCGGCGAGGTCAACCGCAAGGGACCCAACAACACCCTGACCCCCGGCCCCGACGACCCGGGCTCGCCGTGGGCGATCGGCAGCAAGGACGGCGGCCACGACGCCATCCACCCCGAGCTCGGCACGTTCGGGGACTTCGACGCGTTCGTCGCCCGCGCCCGGGAGCTCGACCTCGAGGTCGCGCTCGACCTGGCGCTGCAGGCGGCGCCGGACCACCCGTGGGTGACCAGCCACCCGGAGTGGTTCACCACCCGGGCCGACGGCACCATCGCGTACGCCGAGAACCCGCCCAAGAAGTACCAGGACATCTACCCGGTCAACTTCGACAACGACCCGACCGGCATCTGCCGCGAGGTGCTGCGGATCGTGCGGCTGTGGATGTCGCACGGCGTGCGGATCTTCCGCGTCGACAACCCGCACACCAAGCCGCTGGCGTTCTGGGAGTGGCTGCTCAAGGAGGTCCGGCGCACCGACCCCGACGTGGTGTTCCTCTCCGAGGCGTTCACCCGCCCGGCGATGATGCACGGCCTCGGCGCGGTGGGCTTCCACCAGAGCTACACCTACTTCACCTGGCGCACCGCCAAGTGGGAGCTCGAGGAGTACCTCCTCGAGCTCTCTTCGGAGTCCGACCACCTGATGCGGCCGAACTTCTTCGTCAACACCCCCGACATCCTGCACGCCTACCTGCAGTACGGCGGCCCGGCGGCGTTCAAGATCCGCGCGGTGATCGCCGCGACGGGGTCGCCGAGCTGGGGCGTGTACGCCGGCTACGAGCTCTACGAGCACGTCGCGATCAAGCCGGGGAGCGAGGAGTACCTCGACTCCGAGAAGTTCCAGATCCGGATCCGCGACTGGGAGGGCGCGGCGCGCGAGGGCCGCACCCTCGCGCCGTACCTCACCCGGCTCAACGAGATCCGCCGCCAGCACCCGGCGCTCCAGCTGCTGCGCAACGTCGTGGTGCACAGCACCGACGACGAGAGCGTCCTGTGCTTCTCCAAGCAGACCCTCGACGGCGACGACACCGTCATCGTCGTGGTCAACCTCGATCCGCACGCCACCCGCGAGACGACCGTCCACCTCGACCTGCCCGCGATGGGCCGCGAGTGGGGCGACACGTTCCTCGTGCGCGACGAGATCACCGGCGAGGAGTGGAGCTGGGGCGCGAACAACTACGTCCGGCTCGACCCCTACCACGAGCCCGCCCATGTCCTGACGGTCAGGAGGACCGCGTGA
- a CDS encoding EamA family transporter has translation MDRRDSLLAALVAAVWGFNFVVIDWGMGGVPPLLFLTARFLLVVFPAVLLVRRPAVPWTTLVAVGTFMSTGQFGFLYVAMATGMPPGLAALVLQAQVVFTIVIAAGVLREVPTAAQAAGVVLGSVGLAVVAAGRGGHVPATALALCLLGALSWGIGNVVSRAAGVSGGLSLTVWSATVVPLPLLVLALLVEGPAGLADGVAAFGWEAALSTLYTAGLASLLGYGLFNSLLARNPSAAVVPWVLLAPVVAMTSAWLLLDQSPNAAEAGGGALLVVGVLVALRSRRTPVVGDVAVPSGAQATVTAPGTVACAPPGRG, from the coding sequence GTGGACCGCCGTGACTCCCTCCTCGCCGCCCTCGTCGCCGCCGTGTGGGGGTTCAACTTCGTCGTCATCGACTGGGGGATGGGCGGCGTGCCGCCGCTGCTCTTCCTGACCGCCCGGTTCCTGCTCGTGGTGTTCCCCGCGGTGCTCCTGGTCCGGCGGCCGGCCGTGCCGTGGACGACGCTGGTCGCGGTCGGGACGTTCATGTCGACCGGTCAGTTCGGGTTCCTGTACGTCGCGATGGCGACCGGCATGCCCCCCGGCCTGGCCGCGCTGGTCCTGCAGGCGCAGGTGGTCTTCACGATCGTGATCGCCGCGGGCGTGCTCCGCGAGGTGCCGACCGCCGCGCAGGCGGCCGGCGTGGTGCTCGGCTCGGTGGGGCTGGCGGTCGTCGCGGCCGGCCGCGGGGGACACGTGCCGGCCACCGCGCTCGCGCTCTGCCTGCTCGGCGCGCTGTCGTGGGGCATCGGCAACGTGGTCTCCCGGGCCGCCGGGGTGTCGGGCGGGCTCTCGCTCACCGTGTGGTCGGCGACCGTCGTACCTCTCCCGCTGCTGGTGCTCGCGCTCCTCGTGGAGGGGCCGGCGGGGCTCGCGGACGGGGTGGCGGCGTTCGGCTGGGAGGCGGCGCTCTCGACGCTCTACACCGCGGGACTCGCCTCGCTGCTGGGGTACGGCCTGTTCAACTCGCTGCTGGCGCGCAACCCCTCGGCGGCGGTCGTCCCGTGGGTGCTGCTGGCGCCGGTCGTGGCGATGACCTCCGCCTGGCTGCTGCTCGACCAGTCGCCGAACGCGGCCGAGGCGGGCGGCGGCGCGCTGCTCGTGGTCGGCGTGCTCGTGGCGCTGCGCTCCCGCCGTACGCCGGTCGTCGGCGACGTCGCCGTACCCAGCGGTGCGCAGGCAACCGTCACGGCACCCGGAACGGTTGCCTGCGCACCGCCCGGACGCGGCTAG
- a CDS encoding maltokinase N-terminal cap-like domain-containing protein — translation MSTPPIDPQVLVDYLGKTRWFGGKGRPFEVSDVERVGDVPGGAEDGPRVVLHLVELTYHDEEGGTELYQVPLAFYVEAQSRLDHAFVGWWEDAEDGWVHAYDALHDREAMAHWLISFAAAEPVGSHRHESLDFRRLPGWTVDTSVHSTLFSGEQSNSSVAYGEDALMKVFRKVTPGVNPDIEIHEKLTVAGSTHVPALYGWLEHLRPDGEIVQLAMLQQFLRTATDGWDLALTSVRDLFAEADLHANEVGGDFAGESSRLGDALREVHESLAEQFPTERRGADAARELAAAMNRRLDAALAVVPELANHADALRAAYDRVARLPGLDVQRIHGDLHLGQTLRTSTGWKIVDFEGEPAKPLAERRLPDSPWRDVAGMLRSFEYAPHVVERTHTEHEPHEASQLAYRAEEWAHRNRNHFLVAYAGGEPTEEQRLLLDAYVADKAVYETVYETRNRPSWVSIPLAAITRIGAR, via the coding sequence GTGAGCACTCCCCCGATCGACCCCCAGGTCCTCGTCGACTACCTCGGCAAGACCCGCTGGTTCGGCGGCAAGGGCCGCCCCTTCGAGGTCTCCGACGTCGAGCGCGTCGGCGACGTGCCCGGTGGCGCGGAGGACGGCCCCCGGGTCGTGCTGCACCTCGTCGAGCTGACCTACCACGACGAGGAGGGCGGCACCGAGCTCTACCAGGTGCCGCTCGCGTTCTACGTCGAGGCGCAGTCGCGCCTCGACCACGCCTTCGTCGGCTGGTGGGAGGACGCCGAGGACGGCTGGGTGCACGCCTACGACGCCCTGCACGACCGCGAGGCGATGGCCCACTGGCTGATCTCGTTCGCGGCGGCCGAGCCCGTGGGCAGCCACCGCCACGAGTCCCTCGACTTCCGGCGGCTGCCGGGGTGGACCGTGGACACCAGCGTGCACTCCACGCTGTTCTCCGGCGAGCAGTCCAACTCCTCGGTGGCGTACGGCGAGGACGCGCTGATGAAGGTGTTCCGCAAGGTCACCCCCGGCGTGAACCCCGACATCGAGATCCACGAGAAGCTCACCGTCGCGGGCTCCACCCACGTGCCGGCCCTGTACGGCTGGCTCGAGCACCTGCGGCCCGACGGCGAGATCGTCCAGCTCGCGATGCTGCAGCAGTTCCTGCGCACCGCGACCGACGGCTGGGACCTCGCCCTCACCAGCGTGCGCGACCTGTTCGCCGAGGCCGACCTGCACGCGAACGAGGTCGGCGGCGACTTCGCCGGCGAGTCCTCGCGCCTGGGCGACGCGCTGCGCGAGGTGCACGAGTCGCTGGCCGAGCAGTTCCCGACCGAGCGGCGGGGCGCGGACGCCGCGCGCGAGCTCGCCGCGGCGATGAACCGCCGTCTCGACGCCGCCCTCGCCGTCGTCCCCGAGCTCGCGAACCACGCCGACGCCCTGCGCGCGGCGTACGACCGGGTGGCGAGGCTGCCCGGCCTCGACGTCCAGCGCATCCACGGCGACCTGCACCTGGGCCAGACGCTGCGCACCTCGACCGGCTGGAAGATCGTGGACTTCGAGGGCGAGCCCGCGAAGCCGCTGGCCGAGCGCCGGCTGCCCGACTCCCCCTGGCGCGACGTCGCCGGGATGCTGCGTTCCTTCGAGTACGCCCCGCACGTCGTGGAGCGCACCCACACCGAGCACGAGCCCCACGAGGCGAGCCAGCTCGCCTACCGGGCCGAGGAGTGGGCCCACCGCAACCGCAACCACTTCCTGGTGGCCTACGCCGGCGGCGAGCCGACCGAGGAGCAGCGCCTGCTCCTGGACGCCTACGTCGCCGACAAGGCCGTCTACGAGACCGTGTACGAGACGCGCAACCGCCCGAGCTGGGTGTCCATCCCCCTCGCCGCGATCACCAGGATCGGAGCCCGATGA